A stretch of Portunus trituberculatus isolate SZX2019 chromosome 48, ASM1759143v1, whole genome shotgun sequence DNA encodes these proteins:
- the LOC123498928 gene encoding serine/arginine repetitive matrix protein 2-like — protein sequence MSSRYSRPHTPPGPPPSQGSRKSSVRKIPSSSVSSKAPPSRSYDDHHTYDKTYAKSSSSSYPPPKAYSDDKYKSSSVRKVGSEKVPNNSNSSSGGNKYSSKGDTYGSESSREYKGTREVHYPSGDRYNNKDSHLHHHTFLGSSYPGEKTRYPDKYLTGSSPPPPPYADTKYVGKKYADDYDPYPPEKSSGRYSSSTSMRHEGSAYYSSSSLASYSPFTSYNSYGAYGSSYRSRGGTGSYGSADKLNYESEKLTPTSYNSLDKMSQVPLHPRDKLSSGGYSDTKLGPRSRLYPEDNRRAYRDYTSPPACSTSRSPLRGVTSGSYGNYGHYSPPRSPQRQYLNRYVIGDSVVYGPPGHYPRDLRSTSPRIRPPSPPSPQPLMPRSYARYPASPRRYPSGSNRRTPPASSSQYRSPSPAARRAASPRRPPSPPPRRPPSPRSPQLRASYRGSREQSFERARSKDRYVSKGSAVRSPTRDTRAPTISRSELNNRGERDKRKEPERRLASSREKTHDVESSKRARTGERNSEYHYSSSRGWGSKETATTSSNHLSSTQKDRRPRTPPPASRSSVRSTDLTRDRRREDSRERDKSRRIEDRLGPSPSQTSRRSPTLRPRATRRAGSPRDKRSSSRRHTDLRLWIESRKSEGGKRLASPSSRARPVSKRVARSSERSTVTKRARLGDPKRRLGGYKTRRRALPLKRNKILKKYQRLTAKRGANKASSSSAKLSSRENGGSRGDGGEEASKSREDGGGGGDGPRPPGSSATIRRVIKKPKVLSLVNRMVLKPRVIRKPTQKLLKDPKEEMKAKDKTPSEGQQSTRDINKSDEKQSTSSSSAANATANSTNASSISNTPAATTTTTSAYESSSKRSSRSTAAPTNTTTTTTTSSS from the exons ATGTCCAGTCGTTATAGCCGGCCCCATACCCCTCCCGGACCCCCGCCCAGTCAGGGGTCCCGCAAGTCATCAGTGCGCAAGATTCCCTCTTCATCAGTGTCCTCCAAAGCTCCACCCTCCAGATCCTATGATGACCACCACACCTATGACAAAACATATgccaagtcctcctcctcctcctaccctccaCCTAAAGCTTACTCTGACGACAAGTACAAAAGTTCCTCTGTGCGCAAAGTGGGCAGTGAGAAAGTGccaaacaacagtaacagtagcagtggtggcaatAAGTACTCCAGTAAAGGTGACACCTACGGCAGTGAGAGTAGCAGGGAATACAAAGGCACTAGAGAGGTGCATTATCCAAGTGGAGACAGGTACAACAACAAGGactcacacctccaccaccacacattttTGGGCTCCTCATATCCTGGAGAGAAGACCAGGTACCCTGACAAATATCTCACtggttcctctcctcctcctccaccctatGCAGACACCAAATATGTAGGCAAGAAATACGCAGACGACTACGATCCTTATCCTCCAGAAAAGTCTTCAGGACGgtactcttcctccacttccatgCGTCATGAAGGAAGTGCTTACTACTCCTCGAGCTCTCTAGCATCCTATAGTCCCTTCACCTCATACAATTCATATGGGGCTTATGGAAGCAGCTATAGAAGTAGAGGAGGTACAGGAAGCTATGGGAGTGCAGACAAGTTGAACTATGAGTCTGAAAAGTTGACTCCTACCAGTTACAACAGCTTGGACAAAATGAGCCAAGTTCCCCTTCATCCAAGGGACAAGCTTTCATCAGGAGGCTACTCAGACACCAAGTTGGGTCCCAGGAGCAGACTGTACCCAGAGGACAACCGACGAGCCTACAGAGACTACACATCTCCACCTGCATGTTCCACCAGCAG GTCCCCCTTACGTGGCGTTACCAGTGGCTCGTATGGCAACTATGGCCACTACTCACCTCCACGCTCTCCACAACGACAGTACCTCAACAG ATATGTGATTGGGGACAGTGTAGTGTATGGTCCACCTGGCCACTACCCAAGAGACCTTCGCTCCACCTCACCTAGGATCAGGCCCCCCTCCCCGCCCTCGCCGCAGCCTCTCATGCCACGCAGCTATGCCCGGTATCCTGCCAGTCCAAGAA gGTATCCATCGGGCAGTAACAGAAGGACTCCGCCGGCCTCCTCTTCTCAGTACCGCTCACCTTCACCAGCTGCCAGGAGAGCTGCTTCACCCCGGCGccccccatcaccacctccaagGCGACCCCCCTCCCCGCGGAGCCCCCAGCTCAGAGCATCATACAGAGGGAGCCGAGAACAGAGCTTTGAACGGGCCAGGTCCAAGGACAG GTATGTGAGTAAGGGGAGTGCAGTGAGGAGCCCAACACGCGACACCAGGGCACCAACCATCAGCCGGAGCGAACTGAAcaacagaggagaaagagacaagagaaaggaaccAGAGCGAAGATTAGCCAGCTCACGAGAGAAGACACACGACGTCGAGTCTTCCAAGCGAGCCCGAACAGGAGAACGAAACTCTGAGTACCACTACAGCAGCTCCCGGGGCTGGGGATCCAAAGAAACCGCCACTACCTCCAGTAACCACCTGTCCTCCACCCAGAAGGACAGACGACCCCGcactccacctcctgcctccaGGAGCAGTGTGAGAAGCACAGATCTAACcagggacaggaggagggaagacagcAGAGAGAGGGATAAAAGCAGAAGGATAGAGGACCGACTTGGACCTTCACCTTCACAGACATCCCGCAGGAGTCCGACACTCAGGCCTCGAGCCACACGAAGGGCAGGATCTCCTAGGGACAAGAGAAGCAGTAG CCGGCGCCATACAGACCTGCGGCTGTGGATAGAGTCCCGTAAGTCTGAGGGAGGGAAGCGGCTAGCATCCCCAAGCAGCAGGGCACGGCCAGTGAGTAAGAGGGTGGCCCGTTCAAGTGAGAGGTCCACTGTCACCAAGAGAGCACGCCTCGGTGACCCCAAAAGGAGGCTTGGTGGCTACAAGACACGCAGGAGAGCTCTCCCTCTGAAGCGGAACAAGATTTTAAAAA AGTACCAGCGACTGACAGCCAAGAGAGGAGCCAACAAGGCCAGCAGCAGCTCAGCCAAGCTCAGCAGCCGAGAGAATGGAGGCAGccgtggtgatggaggtgaggaGGCCAGCAAGAGCAGggaggatggtggtggcggcggtgacggGCCCAGACCCCCTGGCAGCTCTGCCACCATCCGGCGTGTGATCAAGAAGCCAAAGGTGCTGAGTCTGGTGAATCGCATGGTGCTCAAGCCTCGGGTCATCAGGAAGCCAACACAAAAGTTACTGAAGGATCccaaggaggaaatgaaggccAAG GATAAGACACCATCTGAAGGCCAGCAGAGCACAAGGGACATCAACAAATCTGATGAAAAACAGAGTACATCTTCCTCCAGTGCTGCCAATGCCACAGCCAACTCCACCAATGCTTCATCCATCTCCAATACACCagcagctaccaccaccaccacctctgcctaTGAATCCAGCAGCAAACGCTCCTCACGGTCCACTGCTGctcccacaaacaccaccactaccaccaccacttcctcgtCCTAA